The genomic interval ATAGGGccgaaaaaaaatcattataattataatttcctttttttctcctcCAAAAATGGGTCCACTTTCCCCGTCACTgcttcaaatcatttcaacGTTACACCAACTAATTCTCTGGTTTCAAAATATAATCAGGGTAACACATAATACCCTCATGGAATTTGGGAAAGAAATAGATAGGAATTACAAAGATCCAAAACAGTTGCCCATCTCAAGGCTTCAGGGCAAGGGCAAGACCCAACTTAGGAGCCGCGTTATTGGCCTTTGAGTCGTATTCGGCTGAGAAAGTAAAGAGTGATTTCGGCCTCCATTCACGCTGGCAGAGCATTGCGCCTTTCCCATTGTCGGAGAAGCGTGTTTTTACAACAGTTAGCGGATCAAGTGCATGCGAGCTTCCAATGGTAAAACTGTTTTCTTTGGTGGAAAACCTGTGAGTCATTTCGGCGGCAACTGCTGTTCCATTGACAGGATTCACCAAATGAATATAAGATGCTTTCAATGCCTGTCCTTTGTCCGTCCTGCATAAACATGAGAGGTTCTGGTTCATAAACAATACTAAGCAAgccttttcaaataaaatgatatgcTCCCAAGGACTGTTGTTTGggaaaataatagaaatcaaAGTTACATGACCGTCAGTTTTTGGTGATCATTCAACAAATGCACAGAATCCTAATTAGGTAAGGCGTTTTTCCCGCTTCGCCTGAGCAAAAGGATGCGACAAAGTAAGCAGTTTGCGACAAAGAAATTATCCACATAATCCTCTAGTCATAGATCTTACGCAACacttcattttcactctctctgGTTACCTAGGCTATATGGCCCCAAGAAAGCATTACTAgaccaataaaacattttatttcctttgtttttatattgaattttgCCCCACCCATCAATGGGACCTTTCtgacaatacaacataaaattcattttcTGTAACTCTCTATGGACACCTAAGTGGACCAAATTAACCAGCTTGGACTTCCAAAGAGCCGTACTGATCAATTGGTTTATAAGTACTATGGACATGCAAAATCCTGTCAACGGAGTGGAATTTCTTCCCACTTTCAGCTCACTGGTTAGGTGCAATTCATATCTCGTTGACTGGGTGCTTGTCAATCGTCATAAGCCACATGTACAcatgaataattaatttgaagtGCTCAATTGGCACATATTAACATTCAACAACCAGATTTCAACCAGTTCAGAACTTTCCAAAACAAATCAGAAGAGTTCCAGGTAACCCCGAGACAGTTTCTTGGCAGGTTTCTGAATCTGACTAAAACTAACCAAATTTTAAGTTCTCTCAAATGTAAGCCCGAAACCAGAGAATATCTTTGTTGAAACACAACAGTACACACGCAGACAACATAAAAatgtggggaaaaaaaaacttaaagcaaagaaaataagaacTCTTCTACACTTACAGTAAAAGTGCTGCAGAGTAATCTAGTTTATTCAAGCCAATCCCGGCATTGAACTTGGTGAAGGAAGCAGAAGCTGTATCAAATCCAACTTCACCACCCAAACTGAGATCCTTGCTGCCAATTGCAGCTGAAAGCTCCAAAAGAGGAGTTGGGTTCAGTCCAATACTGGAATCAATTGCTGCATGAGGATGAAGATACTGAACATCCAGCTGAGGTACAATGCAGAGAAAATGTCAAATATTTCCAGAGTAGCTTGGAACCGAATTTTATACTtagccattttttttataattaattttatacttAACCATTAAAATCATCTATATAGAAATCCATATCCCCAGTTTAAGACTTTCCAAAACAATAGCTAATATGAGCCAAAATAAATGGGCTTCTAAAAGCTCCTACAGGTTTCTAAAACATAaccttttataacataaaatgacatattGAAGACCATGGGACAGGTAAGGGAaggaaaaatatggaaaaaacTACCTATACATTCATACATTATCCAACCACCTGCTAGTAATAAATCTATGAATAAACTAACCCTCTGGTTCCAATACGATCAAATCATTTTAAATTGTATGTTACTGACCTTGCCAGACTTGTGATCAGGAATTTTGAAGCTAATTGCTGCTTTGGTGCTTGGCAAGATATCACTCACAGTCACTTTTGTAGACACCTGCGAATAGGTAAATTAGAAATACATTAAAGCGGTTGGTAGTAGACAACAGATGTTGGTAATAC from Juglans microcarpa x Juglans regia isolate MS1-56 chromosome 4S, Jm3101_v1.0, whole genome shotgun sequence carries:
- the LOC121263074 gene encoding mitochondrial outer membrane protein porin 4, with translation MASCPASFSDIGKKAKDLLTKDYNFDHKFTLSLLSSTGLGLTATGLKRDQFFLGDISTLYKSGNTIVDVKVDTYSNVSTKVTVSDILPSTKAAISFKIPDHKSGKLDVQYLHPHAAIDSSIGLNPTPLLELSAAIGSKDLSLGGEVGFDTASASFTKFNAGIGLNKLDYSAALLLTDKGQALKASYIHLVNPVNGTAVAAEMTHRFSTKENSFTIGSSHALDPLTVVKTRFSDNGKGAMLCQREWRPKSLFTFSAEYDSKANNAAPKLGLALALKP